The Nicotiana sylvestris chromosome 6, ASM39365v2, whole genome shotgun sequence genomic sequence GAGGCCAATTTTCTTGGTAATTGCCTCATTAACCATCTCTTGTGGATGGAAGCCAAATAAACTGTTTGCCCTCATCTTTTTCCTGTCTCTTTCACCTACCCAACATTGTATCTTTGAAACATGAATATGTTTTACTTGATGTTCTTAACAGTCCCTTTCCTATATTCACTGATCAAACCTTGATGACTTGCTCTTCTTAAACAAATATTGCCTAAAATGTTGCTTTTATTTGGAAAGTTATATTTCGTGCATGTCAGTTGAACCATGTGTTTAAACATCACGATTCATGATATTGCTAGCACAATGAAACACAGAAAAACAGTACTACAGGTTCTTTCTCAACGTTCTAGTTTTTGTGTCTTGATTGTTTCTTTCCAGATTCGCCACAATGTCATATGAATGTTATGAGGATTTTTTAAGCAACACATCAATCTCTCAAAATATGCAGTTTCCTCTGCTACTTCTACGGACTATAATCGCCTCTTCTGGATAGAGATTCTGAGGATTGGCAACGCATGTTTACTCGAAATGCAAACTCCACATTTCCTCATTAAACAAACTATCAGTTCATTTTCTGTTGCCTTTGCTTTGCAGTTGTGAAGGCTTACCAGTACACATCCCTGACAAGCGTGATGTTGCTGGATTGCTGGACAATTCCGTGTGTTCTGCTTTTTACATGGTTTTTCTTGaagacaaaatacatacccagaaAATTAGTCGCTGTTGCCATCTGCATTGCTGGTCTTGTCCTGGTCATCTTTTCAGATGTACATGCCGCAGATCGATCAAGTAATATTGTTACAACCAGTTGTCATCTTGCTTGTTCTGTTTGATTTTAATTATCAGTATGGTTTCACTGCATGCTCTTTCCTATTGCTTATATTTCTCCCTATATATGATTGTGTATCATCTGATACTTTTTGGAAAGGGGGTGAACGTATAGTTAATTCCTTGTGTCCAGCTGCTTCTCATTTTAGTGATTTTGCAGTTTGTCATTTACTGACTCTATTTTGAAGAATAATACTTGAATTTCTCATTGTTGTAGGTGGTAGCAATCCTCTCAAAGGGGATATACTAGTGATTGCTGGAGCCACGCTGTATGCTGTGACTAATGTCAGTGAGGTACGCAATTGATAGCTGTGAAAATTCACTAACTTTTCGAACCAGAAATGATATTTATGTGTAGTTAGAAAAGTTCTTTCTTCCCTGCGAGACATAGCAAGGTTGTTCCAGTTGAAAAGTATTTGCTTGTGTTCCCTTTGGCCGATACAATCAGCAGTTCAGCACTGTGCAAAAGACTACTTCTAAATTATTTGACTTGGTGTCTGCAATTATCAATTTAATTATTTGACATCGGTCCATATGCATGTTCCTTTTGTCCTCAGGCAGAAACTATAAAGTCCAGTAGTCCATTAAACCTTTTCCCAGGTTCTCTGAGGATATTGGGTTGTTCTGCATTGAGTACATTAATGTAATTCCATAAACTACCTCTAAGTGACAACTTGCTGGTAAATACTTGTAAGAAAAGATTCATTGTTTAATGTTGGCTCCATAAACAAATTTGATTAGTCGGCAACCGATACACTATATTGAACATTCCTTATGCACTTTACCTTGTGGTAAATGATAAAAGTCATTCCAGTGAACTGTAAATGCAAGACCTTGGAGTTTTGACGTCGtacattttatttctctcaggtAGTGTTGATTCCTTGTACAGTGCAGTGCCCTTTTGACTATGAGCTGTTTTTCTCTTGGTCGTGTTTCTCAAGTCGGCTTTCCTGTTAAGCATTGTTAATACTTTTATTTCATGTTCTATGCAGGAGTTTTTTGTTAAAAGTGCTGATAGGGTTGAACTCATGGCATTTCTGGGCCTGTTTGGTGCCATTGTTAGTGCTTGCCAAATGTATCCTAATGTTCTGTCTTCTTAAGATTTTACTGGGGGTTAACCTTCTTTCTTGATGAATGCGTACTCTTTAACTGCTGCTGATGTTCTGTGATGTACATGACTTCTTTAACCATGCTACAGAAGCATACTTGAGCGCAATGAGTTGAAGTCCATTCGTTGGTCAGCTGGAGCAGTAAGTCTCTTATGCTTTGATCTATTTCCTCACCAATGAGCATGGATATAGATAGCGAAGAAAGAAATTAATCCTCTGCCTTTGGAAGAGAAAATTTGTGTAGGATCATTTCTTTAATTTCTAAGCAAGTTCACTTATGTTGGATATGACTCATGTGAACACTTTGATTTGTTTCTTCCCACAAGTATCAACATGAAGCTGTAATTATAAAAGGTGAAATGAGCAGCACACAGTCTGCATCTTCTAAGAAGATTAAGGTCCACATTTTCCTTGATGTCCTATACACTCATCTACCGTCCCAATAGTGAAAAGGAAAACAAGCTGAAAAAGGCATGAATCTCATGCGATGGAGGAAGCATTATATAAAACATCATCCAGTTTTCAGATTGTCTCCTTCCAAAGACATTGATAACTCCTTTTTTATGTTCAGCCACTTTACCGTGCAAATTGTACATGCTTACGAAAAGGTCAGTTTAGCGCATCTCAATTCAAATTCTAAAACTGGAAAAGAAAGTATGGAGGgctgttattttgggaaagggaGGTAAAGGTGGTGGGCAATGGTGGGAGGGGTCAGGTTAGGGGCACGCCAAGTCCCTGGATGGTGGGTTAGCAAGAGGTGCAAGATATAAATATTGAAGGTTAAAATTTGGTCAAGATGCTGctttagtttttaaaaaaaaccaCAATGCTGTTAACTGAAACATTGTAGAAATATAAGAAATCTGAGTTTTTTTCTTATATCTCAATAAGCATAATTTGCCTTTCCAAAAGTAAGACTTATATGTGAGTATTGATGAGGTTCTTTAAGAGCGGAACTGGCTCATCATTCCTTCTGATTTTTCGAGTTTACATACTTTGTTTCATTGTCCGTCTTATGGTAGTCCTTTTGTTTATTCTCACATCAAGCTGCCTAAACATTTATTACCATGGGCAATTTCAGACACTTCCCTTTGTTGGATTTGCACTGGCGATGTTTTTATTCTACTCATTTGTTCCCGTTTTGCTGAAGGTATTGCCCCTCTTTCTATATCTCGTTCTATCTGTTCACACACACACATGTATATTTGTCTACGTATACATGTATAAAAAGATGATCAATCAGGCAATCGTGTTCCAATCCAAAGCTAGTAGTGGTGCAATCTACAATATGCTGACCTGTTAAAGAAAAGTGACGTCTTCCTAGTTCTAGCTATGATCAGTCTAGTTCTTGAAAATTAATTTCTGTTGCGGATCATCAGGTTTGAAGTTAGTTTTCTCATTCTGAAATGCCACCTTTTGCGTGCAGATGAGTGGTGCCACAATGCTAAATCTAGCCTTGCTTACCTCTGATATGTGGGCTGTTTTAATTCGTATCTTTGCATATCATGAGAAGGTTTGCAGAACAATCAGATTACTTTACATTTTGAGGATTAAAATCTATTTAAACGTAGAACTACTACTTTTACTGCGATACACTAGTGCTATTCTGAAATCAGTATCATTTTTCTTCAGGTTGACTGGATGTATTATGTAGCttttgctgctgttgctgtgggACTCCTTGTTTATTCTGGGTAAGTAACAAATTTGGTTCCTGAATGGAGTTTCTTATATTTATTGTTGTCCATGTTTTTATAGAACTAAGATGATAATCTAATTGCTGGTTTATTGCTTCACTGCTTCAATCGTTATAGTTGTTAGTATCTTAAATGATAGCATAGCGGCTTCTTAAACATGTGTGTTGTCACTGAGGGGTTGGCATTCAGGATCTTGCTCAAAAGAGCAGCAGGTTATAAATGTGCGCAATTGACTTGATTGTTTTTATGAAGTTAAATTTTATTGATATGATCGGGAAAACCCCGTATGCAAGTTGATACTAAAAAGTTTATAGAATCTTGCAGCTTAACATGATTTTTTACAAGTACCAACTAGTCATCAGTGCTGCCCTGGACTGCATAATTCTTATACTCCAGCCCAAAGGAGGATAATCTGTTCTGGTAGCTCAATCATCATACTGAGATATGATATCACTCCAAAAGTGTAAAAGGAACGAAGCATTCTACTATCTGTACAAAAGGATTTTCTACCCCTTCAAACGTTTTCATATTTCTCTCTTCCCAAACAACTCACGTAAGAATCAGTGGGGCTATGTCCCAAGTTCTTCTATGTTTCCTCCCCTTTAGTTTCCATCCTAGCAGCATATCTTTAACATTTCTTGTCATAACCCGATTAACTCCAAACAATTTTCATAGGGGACACCATAATCTCTGTGTCATAAGGCAACAAAGTAGCAGGTGAAACTCTCTGCTTTCTGTTCTTAGTATCTTGTTGCAGAAAATTTCACTGTAGACATACAATCTCTCTGCCCTTCACATCTCCATTTATCCTTTCCCGTAATGAGATCTGCTGCTTATATAAGAGTTCAAGTAAATGGTTAAGCTCCCCGATCTCCCAATATTTGAAGTTTCTCCAATAGCTCAGGTCCCATAAAATTATTCCTCTCCAATTCTGGGCCATTGTTGCTCTTTGCTGGTTGGAAAAATTGCCGGGAATGTTTCACCAAGGGGATTCCCCTTTTGCTTCCACAAGCTGCTTTTGATGCCATCACCTGCTCTAGTTGTAACATTTTTGTAGAACTCCTCCCATGATACTCCATAAAGCTACTCATGTGACCCTGATATATTTTTTGTCCTCCAGCCCGCAACCTGAACTCTGTACTTATCCGTGATAACTTTTCCAGCATGCCTGTTCCTCActtaattgtaactttgttcaggATGGTTTCTGTTGATTACCAATTGAGTTTAAGCTATCAGAATGCAAAAGATTAAACAGTTTGTTTCTTGTCCATTGATGAGACTCCTCTAACAGTCAAGGTGCTGGAGTGCAGTGCTTGAAATGATAATTCAGTGTTCATCTATGACGAAAGCAAATTGCTAATTTTATAAGTTGTTGGTCAATCTCAATAGTTAAATGCTCACTTGGAAAGATTAGCCAACTGCTTTTATAGAGCTAGCAGAACATATTTACATATTTGACTCTATTTCAGAGGTGATAAGGTGGATCAGAACCTAGCTGATGTTGCTGATGAAAGCGTCGGACAAAGCAAGCGGTTTGACGAGGAAGCTGGCCTTGATAATCCTGCACAAAAAGATGGCAGTGTGAGCTCAAAAACTTAAGATGGTGGGCAAAATTTTGCATCTACTAGCATTACTGAAGCTAGTTTTGCTCAGACAGTGCCCAGAAAAGAAATATAGGGAAATAAATCTTGATTGTAGTTTCGAGACTTCCATTTTTACTTCTCCCTCCCACCCCCTGTCCCTCTCTCCACcagaggcggacccaggatttgagCGTGACGGGGCACTAATATTTTCACATATGCCAATTAGTAGCGACAAAGTTCGGCGCGCAACTCTTTAAAAACTTAGCAATTGTGATAGCTTATCATCAAAGTACAAACTCTCAGTTGTTGTCAAAGTCGACATATGTTGCTGCTTCGTCGAAAGTGATTGTTGAAGGGAGAATGAAGAGTTTGTATTTTTTGACTTGTTGAGAGAGGAGCTACACCACCCTCTCCAACCCCCTCCCACCCTAAATAAAAATAGTATTGATagtactttattttcatgttatagatagattttttttttatatttcaaCCAATGAGTTTTTTTATGATATAGaaatatttatttttcattttaaccaagaaaatacttttttttcatATAGAAATAGTATTATTTTTGCGTAAAAAAGTATTAATTCCTTTGGGTTTGTGTGTATTTTTAgagattggggggggggggatagcataaaaaaatattttctactttctaaccaaacactagaaaatattttccgaaaaaaGTTTTCCACTCaccaatcaaataaggaaaaataagtgataaaatcactcatttttcatgaaaaatattttccttcataccaaacacacccttaaagTGGTACTAAGTTATAATTTAATTCAAAAAAGATAAATTAATACGTAATAAAAAGTAAACCAGTTGACTATTAAGTAACGGTTTGAATCAATAAAGTGAAGCAAAAACGTTAACAAATGTAGTTGCCAAGTTTCGATCCCAAGTCCCAAAAGCAATAAAGAGTGATCAGCCACACCCCCAACCAAAGCTGCCTGCCAACATTTTGTGTCTTTAGGGGCACCAAATAATATTACAGGGGTCCTCCATGTATACGTTGCTATATCCGAGATATATATATTGATTTTGCCGAGGTTAAGGGGTTAAGGGGTTCCGGTGACCCTCTACCTTACATGTAGGTCCGCCCTTGCTCTCCACACCTCAAACTCCCAGAAAAGGGCTTCTCAACTTTCATAGTGTAGGAGAATCTTATTCTATTGCTCGAGTTAGTTCTCAGGCCATTGAACTTGCATTGATGCAATGTACCTGCTAAGCAGTTttactttattatttttcttaatgaAAATTTCTCATTCTTCACCTTTCCCTTTCGTTTTAACACAGCTTTTATGTATCTGGAAATAAAGAACAAATTAGTAAACGTGCCAATCTAGTAAAGTTATAGTTCTGATGCTTGTAATTGTACAATTAAACTATATTGAATTATGTCCAtacaatttttttaataaatcctAGTAATTCAAGATATATTTGACAAATCAAATAGTGGGTCAATAAA encodes the following:
- the LOC104216774 gene encoding uncharacterized protein isoform X1, translating into MVNVKGLWTKKTLLSLLLGQFLSLLITATGFSSSELARKGINAPTSQSFLNYVLLALVYGGFMIYRRKPLKAKWYYYVLLGIVDVEANFLVVKAYQYTSLTSVMLLDCWTIPCVLLFTWFFLKTKYIPRKLVAVAICIAGLVLVIFSDVHAADRSSGSNPLKGDILVIAGATLYAVTNVSEEFFVKSADRVELMAFLGLFGAIVSACQISILERNELKSIRWSAGATLPFVGFALAMFLFYSFVPVLLKMSGATMLNLALLTSDMWAVLIRIFAYHEKVDWMYYVAFAAVAVGLLVYSGGDKVDQNLADVADESVGQSKRFDEEAGLDNPAQKDGSVSSKT
- the LOC104216774 gene encoding uncharacterized protein isoform X2, with translation MVNVKGLWTKKTLLSLLLGQFLSLLITATGFSSSELARKVVKAYQYTSLTSVMLLDCWTIPCVLLFTWFFLKTKYIPRKLVAVAICIAGLVLVIFSDVHAADRSSGSNPLKGDILVIAGATLYAVTNVSEEFFVKSADRVELMAFLGLFGAIVSACQISILERNELKSIRWSAGATLPFVGFALAMFLFYSFVPVLLKMSGATMLNLALLTSDMWAVLIRIFAYHEKVDWMYYVAFAAVAVGLLVYSGGDKVDQNLADVADESVGQSKRFDEEAGLDNPAQKDGSVSSKT